One segment of Streptomyces sp. TG1A-8 DNA contains the following:
- the glpK gene encoding glycerol kinase GlpK translates to MVERYVMSIDQGTNSTRCILFDHGGRLVSVAQREHRQYFPRPGRVEHDAVEIWHNLRRVVPEALSGAGAGAEQVAAVGLANQRETTVLWDRRTGAPLGPALVWQDTRTAPLVEALRQRPGEEFFLDRCGLPPSTYFSALRIRWLFDHVKGLERRAKDGDVLFGTMETWLIWNLTGGPDGGLHVTDATNASRTMLMNIHTLAWDDELLACFGVPRPMLPEIRSSAETYGTARALLPGVRITAALGDQQAALFGQTCFSPGDAKCTYGTGSFLLLNTGNDVVRSRHGLLTTVAYRIGDQRPVYALEGSIAVTGSLVQWFRDRLGLISSAPEIETLARTVDDNGGCYIVPAFSGLFAPRWRSDARGVVVGLTSYITSGHLARAVLEATGWQTREVVDAMNADFPVPLGSLKVDGGMTSDNLLMQFVADVLDVPVVRPMVAETVSLGAAYAAGLAAGYWPDLEVLRRNWHRAAQWLPAMDPGHRQAEYDNWQRAVERSLGWIRPSSPP, encoded by the coding sequence ATGGTGGAACGCTATGTGATGTCCATCGACCAGGGCACCAACTCCACCCGATGCATCCTGTTCGACCACGGCGGGCGGCTGGTGTCCGTCGCCCAGCGGGAGCACCGGCAGTACTTCCCGCGGCCCGGACGGGTCGAGCACGACGCCGTCGAGATCTGGCACAACCTGCGGCGCGTCGTGCCCGAGGCACTGTCCGGCGCGGGGGCCGGCGCCGAACAGGTCGCCGCCGTCGGCCTGGCCAACCAGCGGGAGACGACGGTGCTCTGGGACCGGCGCACGGGCGCCCCGCTGGGCCCGGCGCTCGTCTGGCAGGACACCCGCACGGCGCCGCTCGTCGAAGCCCTCCGACAGCGGCCCGGGGAGGAGTTCTTCCTCGACCGGTGCGGCCTGCCGCCCTCCACGTACTTCTCGGCGCTGCGGATCCGCTGGCTGTTCGACCACGTCAAGGGCCTGGAGCGGCGCGCGAAGGACGGCGATGTGCTGTTCGGCACGATGGAGACCTGGCTGATCTGGAACCTCACCGGCGGCCCCGACGGCGGCCTGCACGTCACCGACGCCACCAACGCCAGCCGCACCATGCTGATGAACATCCACACCCTCGCCTGGGACGACGAGCTCCTGGCGTGCTTCGGCGTCCCCCGGCCGATGCTGCCGGAGATCAGGTCGTCCGCCGAGACCTACGGCACCGCCCGCGCGCTGCTGCCCGGCGTGCGCATCACGGCCGCCCTCGGCGACCAGCAGGCCGCCCTGTTCGGCCAGACCTGCTTCTCCCCGGGCGACGCGAAGTGCACCTACGGAACGGGCAGCTTCCTGCTGCTCAACACGGGGAACGACGTCGTACGGTCCCGGCACGGACTGCTCACGACCGTCGCCTACCGGATCGGGGACCAGCGGCCGGTCTACGCCCTGGAGGGCTCGATCGCCGTCACCGGCTCACTGGTGCAGTGGTTCCGCGACCGCCTGGGGCTGATCAGCAGCGCGCCCGAGATCGAGACCCTCGCGCGGACGGTCGACGACAACGGCGGCTGCTACATCGTCCCCGCCTTCTCCGGACTGTTCGCACCCCGCTGGCGCAGCGACGCGCGCGGCGTCGTCGTGGGCCTCACCTCCTACATCACCAGCGGGCACCTGGCCCGGGCCGTCCTGGAGGCCACCGGCTGGCAGACGCGCGAGGTCGTCGACGCCATGAACGCCGACTTCCCGGTGCCGCTCGGGAGCCTGAAGGTGGACGGCGGCATGACGTCGGACAACCTGCTCATGCAGTTCGTGGCCGACGTCCTCGACGTGCCCGTGGTGCGGCCCATGGTCGCCGAGACCGTCTCCCTCGGCGCCGCCTACGCCGCCGGGCTCGCCGCCGGCTACTGGCCGGACCTGGAGGTCCTGCGCCGCAACTGGCACCGGGCCGCCCAGTGGCTGCCCGCCATGGACCCCGGCCACCGGCAGGCGGAGTACGACAACTGGCAGCGCGCCGTCGAACGCTCCCTGGGCTGGATCAGACCGTCCTCGCCCCCTTGA
- a CDS encoding CAP domain-containing protein — protein sequence MGKHRKKQYYRRMVISAAALATVGVPSVAMACGDWPGGGGADTRTHTEAYAGAAVRYDGDRPWHRGRSGEPAPTASTAPVAPPTERRTTEPGTKPGATASPAAPRTTAPVSTAPRTTAPAASSTPKATATATASGVTARIVELVNAERSKAGCSALTLNATLTKVAQAHSQDMASHRNMSHTGSDGSSPGDRITNGGYAWSAYGENIAYGYATAEEVMTGWMNSPGHRANILNCSFKEIGVGLAQPDSYWTQDFATAR from the coding sequence ATGGGAAAGCACCGCAAGAAGCAGTATTACCGGCGGATGGTCATATCCGCTGCCGCGCTGGCCACCGTCGGCGTACCGTCCGTCGCCATGGCCTGTGGTGACTGGCCGGGCGGCGGGGGCGCAGACACCCGCACCCACACCGAGGCGTACGCCGGCGCCGCGGTGCGGTACGACGGCGACCGCCCCTGGCACCGCGGCCGGTCCGGCGAACCCGCGCCGACGGCGTCGACGGCTCCGGTCGCCCCGCCCACCGAACGGCGGACCACCGAGCCGGGGACGAAGCCGGGGGCCACCGCCTCCCCCGCCGCCCCCAGGACCACGGCCCCCGTCTCCACGGCCCCCAGGACCACGGCCCCCGCCGCGTCGAGCACCCCGAAGGCCACGGCCACGGCCACGGCGTCCGGTGTCACCGCCCGCATCGTGGAACTGGTCAACGCCGAGCGCAGCAAGGCCGGCTGTTCCGCCCTGACCCTGAACGCGACCCTGACCAAGGTGGCGCAGGCGCACAGCCAGGACATGGCGAGCCACCGGAACATGTCGCACACCGGGTCCGACGGCTCCTCCCCCGGCGACCGCATCACGAACGGTGGTTACGCCTGGAGCGCCTACGGCGAGAACATCGCCTACGGCTACGCCACCGCCGAGGAGGTCATGACGGGCTGGATGAACAGCCCCGGGCACCGGGCCAACATCCTCAACTGCTCGTTCAAGGAGATCGGCGTCGGCCTCGCCCAGCCCGACAGCTACTGGACCCAGGACTTCGCCACCGCCCGCTGA
- a CDS encoding cysteine hydrolase family protein, translating into MSKTALIVIDMINTYDHEDAELLLPSAKAVVPVVAGLLRRARRDGVPVIYVNDNFGEWRSHHGELLGHALAGPHAGLVEPLKPDEASLFVLKARHSVFYETPLEYLLRQQGVEQLVLCGQVTEQCVLYSSLDAHIRHFGVVVPRDAVAHIHPDLADAALCMMERNMGARVCESRDLFGGQD; encoded by the coding sequence ATGAGCAAGACCGCGCTGATCGTCATCGACATGATCAACACGTACGACCACGAGGACGCCGAGCTGCTGCTCCCGTCGGCGAAGGCGGTGGTGCCGGTCGTGGCCGGACTGCTGCGGCGCGCCCGGCGCGACGGCGTCCCCGTCATCTACGTCAACGACAACTTCGGCGAGTGGCGCTCGCACCACGGCGAGCTGCTCGGCCACGCGCTGGCGGGCCCCCACGCGGGCCTCGTCGAACCGCTCAAGCCGGACGAGGCCTCCCTGTTCGTCCTCAAGGCCCGCCACTCGGTCTTCTACGAGACACCGCTGGAGTACCTGCTCCGCCAGCAGGGCGTGGAGCAGCTCGTCCTGTGCGGCCAGGTGACCGAGCAGTGCGTGCTCTACTCGTCCCTGGACGCCCACATCCGCCACTTCGGGGTCGTCGTGCCCCGCGACGCCGTGGCCCACATCCACCCGGACCTCGCGGACGCGGCGCTGTGCATGATGGAGCGCAACATGGGGGCGCGCGTGTGCGAGAGCCGGGACCTCTTCGGCGGGCAGGACTGA
- a CDS encoding GlxA family transcriptional regulator gives MPASRLRRVAVLVLEGAKPLDVGIPAQVFTTRASMPYEVRVCGPAPGLVTGADGLSYHVAHGLDALGWADVVFIPGYRFPDRDEPPPAVVAALTGAHARGARLAAISTGAFALAATGLLDGRRATTHWHYTRALAAKHPLVRVDENVLFVDEGSVLTSAGAASGIDLCLHILRGDLGVAASNHAARRLVAAPYRSGGQAQYVPRSVPEPLGERFAATREWALHRLAEPLTLEALARHAGVSPRTFSRRFAEDTGYTPMQWVMRARIDMARELLERSERSVERIAADAGLGTGANLRMHFQRLLGTTPTEYRRTFTRGE, from the coding sequence GTGCCAGCCTCCCGCCTGCGTCGCGTCGCCGTCCTCGTGCTCGAAGGGGCCAAGCCGCTCGACGTCGGCATCCCCGCGCAGGTGTTCACGACCCGGGCCAGCATGCCGTACGAGGTACGGGTGTGCGGCCCGGCTCCCGGCCTGGTCACCGGTGCCGACGGCCTGTCGTACCACGTCGCGCACGGCCTCGACGCGCTCGGCTGGGCCGACGTCGTCTTCATCCCCGGCTACCGGTTCCCCGACCGCGACGAGCCGCCGCCCGCGGTGGTCGCCGCGCTGACCGGCGCCCACGCGCGCGGCGCGCGGCTCGCGGCCATCTCCACGGGCGCCTTCGCGCTCGCCGCCACGGGCCTGCTCGACGGCAGGCGCGCCACGACCCACTGGCACTACACGCGGGCGCTCGCGGCGAAGCACCCGCTCGTCCGGGTGGACGAGAACGTCCTGTTCGTCGACGAGGGCAGCGTGCTGACCTCCGCCGGTGCCGCCTCGGGCATCGACCTGTGCCTGCACATCCTGCGCGGTGACCTCGGGGTCGCCGCGTCCAACCACGCCGCCCGGCGCCTGGTCGCGGCCCCCTACCGCAGCGGAGGCCAGGCGCAGTACGTGCCGCGCAGCGTGCCCGAGCCCCTCGGGGAGCGGTTCGCCGCCACCCGCGAATGGGCGCTGCACCGGCTCGCCGAGCCCCTCACCCTCGAAGCGCTCGCCCGGCACGCGGGGGTGTCGCCCCGGACGTTCTCCCGGCGGTTCGCCGAGGACACCGGCTACACACCGATGCAGTGGGTGATGCGCGCCCGCATCGACATGGCCCGTGAACTGCTCGAACGCTCCGAGCGCAGCGTCGAGCGGATCGCCGCCGACGCCGGCCTGGGCACCGGCGCCAACCTGCGCATGCACTTCCAGCGCCTCCTCGGCACCACACCGACCGAGTACCGGCGCACCTTCACCCGGGGCGAGTGA
- a CDS encoding GAF and ANTAR domain-containing protein: MDWREYAEAMAVLARRLLEQDSVQATLDEIAAAAVRLVDGCDAAGILAVRKGRAVTLAATGDLVRECDRRQAELCEGPCFDLARRGNGDRVYRIPDMTDPRPEWKRFAPAARELGVGSMTGLLLYTDEEDFGALNLYASRPGAFGEEIETAGWLLASHAAVALASARTIDQLEHGLESRHAIGEAMGILMERHRMSEEDAFGVLRRISQHHNVKLRDVAQKVRAERVGPA, translated from the coding sequence ATGGACTGGCGTGAGTACGCCGAGGCGATGGCCGTGCTCGCCCGGAGGCTGCTGGAACAGGACTCGGTGCAGGCGACGCTGGACGAGATCGCCGCGGCGGCCGTCCGGCTGGTCGACGGCTGCGACGCGGCGGGGATCCTCGCGGTCCGCAAGGGCCGCGCCGTCACCCTGGCCGCCACCGGGGACCTGGTGCGCGAGTGCGACCGGCGCCAGGCCGAGCTGTGCGAGGGGCCCTGCTTCGACCTGGCCCGCCGCGGCAACGGTGACCGCGTCTACCGCATCCCCGACATGACCGACCCCCGGCCGGAGTGGAAGAGGTTCGCCCCGGCGGCCCGCGAGCTGGGCGTCGGCAGCATGACCGGGCTGCTGCTCTACACCGACGAGGAGGACTTCGGGGCGCTCAACCTGTACGCGAGCCGCCCCGGAGCCTTCGGCGAGGAGATCGAGACGGCGGGCTGGCTGCTGGCCTCGCACGCCGCGGTCGCCCTGGCCAGCGCGCGCACCATCGACCAGTTGGAGCACGGACTGGAGAGCCGCCACGCCATCGGCGAGGCCATGGGCATCCTCATGGAGCGCCACCGGATGAGCGAGGAGGACGCCTTCGGGGTGCTGCGCCGCATCTCCCAGCACCACAACGTCAAACTGCGCGACGTCGCCCAGAAGGTACGGGCCGAGCGCGTCGGGCCCGCCTGA
- a CDS encoding SGNH/GDSL hydrolase family protein, which yields MPLPVPRRVMTATFAAAGALALGLTGVPAHAGTSLDYAALGDSYSAASGVLPVDVTNLLCLRSTANYPHVIASRTGARLTDVTCGAAQTKDFTGSQYPGVAPQVNAVTADTDLVTLTIGGNDNGTFINAVTSCGAAGVLSGGQGSPCKDTYGTSFDDAVDANTYPALKNALRSVRDKASHARVAVLGYPWITPAKADPSCFARLPIASGDVPYVHALQAHLNAVVKRAADETGATYVDFAQASEGHDACEDAGTRWIEPLLFGQNVVPVHPNALGEQRMAERTMGVLGLG from the coding sequence ATGCCCCTGCCCGTCCCGCGTCGTGTCATGACTGCGACATTCGCTGCCGCCGGTGCGCTGGCCCTCGGACTCACCGGTGTCCCCGCCCACGCCGGCACGTCCCTGGACTACGCCGCGCTGGGCGACAGTTACAGCGCCGCCTCCGGGGTCCTGCCCGTGGACGTCACCAATCTGCTGTGCCTGCGCTCCACGGCCAACTACCCGCACGTCATCGCCTCCCGCACCGGCGCCCGCCTCACGGACGTCACCTGCGGCGCCGCCCAGACCAAGGACTTCACCGGGTCCCAGTACCCCGGGGTCGCCCCGCAGGTGAACGCGGTCACCGCGGACACCGACCTGGTGACGCTGACGATCGGCGGCAACGACAACGGCACCTTCATCAACGCCGTGACGTCCTGCGGCGCCGCGGGCGTCCTCAGCGGCGGCCAGGGCAGCCCCTGCAAGGACACCTACGGCACCTCGTTCGACGACGCCGTCGACGCGAACACCTACCCCGCCCTCAAGAACGCCCTGCGCAGCGTGCGCGACAAGGCGTCCCACGCCCGCGTGGCCGTCCTCGGCTACCCGTGGATCACGCCCGCGAAGGCCGACCCGTCCTGCTTCGCCCGGCTGCCGATCGCCTCCGGCGACGTGCCGTACGTGCACGCCCTGCAGGCCCACCTCAACGCGGTCGTGAAGCGGGCCGCCGACGAGACCGGGGCGACCTACGTCGACTTCGCCCAGGCGTCCGAGGGCCACGACGCCTGCGAGGACGCCGGCACCCGGTGGATCGAGCCGCTCCTGTTCGGGCAGAACGTCGTCCCCGTCCACCCCAACGCCCTCGGCGAGCAGCGCATGGCCGAGCGCACCATGGGGGTCCTCGGCCTCGGCTGA
- a CDS encoding serine hydrolase gives MPYRIRRLPARPPVPGRRAAGGPLAVAVASLLAAGALAPAPAAAAPSPPGAASGFPASVRATGQARVTAAVLDLDGAGRTPVVYGDDAPYDTASIVKVDILAALLLRAQDAGRGLSAQERSQAEAMIEHSDNAAANTLWRRIGLAPGLAAANERLGLLSTTGGPGAKWGLTRTTASDQIRLLGAVFGTDRAGAAGAASALDGASRTRVRTLMGRVAADQSWGVSAAGSEWALKNGWLRRSTTGRWDVNSVGRITGNDGHHYLVAVLSDGSTSMTDGVALVERAARTAVASSAAA, from the coding sequence ATGCCGTACCGAATCCGCCGTCTCCCGGCACGTCCGCCCGTCCCCGGCAGGCGTGCGGCCGGCGGTCCGCTCGCCGTCGCGGTCGCGTCCCTGCTCGCGGCCGGCGCCCTGGCCCCGGCACCGGCCGCGGCGGCGCCGTCCCCGCCGGGCGCCGCCTCGGGCTTCCCCGCGTCGGTGCGGGCGACGGGGCAGGCCCGGGTGACGGCCGCGGTGCTCGACCTGGACGGCGCGGGCCGCACGCCGGTGGTGTACGGCGACGACGCCCCCTACGACACGGCGAGCATCGTCAAGGTCGACATCCTCGCCGCGCTGCTGCTGCGGGCGCAGGACGCCGGGCGCGGCCTGAGCGCGCAGGAGCGCTCCCAGGCGGAGGCGATGATCGAGCACAGCGACAACGCCGCGGCGAACACCCTGTGGCGGCGCATCGGCCTCGCCCCCGGCCTGGCGGCGGCGAACGAGCGGCTGGGCCTGCTGTCCACCACCGGCGGCCCCGGTGCGAAGTGGGGGCTGACCCGGACGACGGCGAGCGACCAGATACGGCTGCTGGGCGCGGTGTTCGGTACCGACCGGGCAGGGGCGGCGGGTGCCGCGTCCGCGCTGGACGGGGCGTCCCGCACCCGCGTCCGCACCCTGATGGGCCGTGTCGCCGCCGACCAGTCCTGGGGCGTCTCGGCGGCGGGTTCCGAGTGGGCCCTGAAGAACGGCTGGCTGCGGCGCAGCACCACCGGCCGATGGGACGTCAACAGCGTCGGCCGGATCACCGGGAACGACGGCCACCACTACCTCGTCGCGGTCCTCTCGGACGGCAGCACGTCGATGACGGACGGCGTCGCCCTGGTGGAACGGGCGGCGCGGACCGCCGTGGCCTCGTCGGCCGCGGCCTGA
- a CDS encoding cytosine permease, giving the protein MSASAEPGVSGLEVRSIDYVPLDERHGKLWHLGPLWFMSNAQIATLAVGLIGVTEGGNLVWSLLAIVAGTVTGTFFMAFHSAQGPQLGLPQMIQSRPQFGYLGALLVWLFAYVQYAGFNVFNSILAADALHRTLHGGVKPWAAVVTVAALVVALVGYDVIHKAERFLTYAFLVVFGVFTVGVLVTLHYPAGSFDLGAFRWTPFLAQFGVVAGYQISWAIYVSDYSRYLPPDVTVRRTFYWTYFGSALGGIWLMVLGALLAAWAGGNFETITSIDAAGDEVFAGFGAIVLLFASLGLVSVTALNMYGGSLTLISGIDSFRRVRPALGVRLLTLGLTAALSLAGALAATSDFLKDFNDFLLLVLYLFIPWTAVNLMDYYVVRRGHYAVAEIFDPHGVYGRWGWHGIIAYLGGFAVMIPFFSVGTLYTGPAAKALGGADISLFVGLPVSALLYWCLTRSVDVAAETRLAEAGAAALERAAHEHREP; this is encoded by the coding sequence ATGAGTGCATCGGCGGAGCCGGGGGTGTCCGGCCTGGAAGTACGGTCCATCGACTACGTCCCCCTGGACGAGCGGCACGGCAAGCTGTGGCACCTGGGCCCGCTGTGGTTCATGTCCAACGCCCAGATCGCCACCCTGGCGGTGGGACTGATCGGCGTCACCGAGGGCGGCAACCTCGTCTGGTCGCTGCTGGCCATCGTCGCCGGAACCGTGACCGGCACCTTCTTCATGGCCTTCCACTCGGCCCAGGGCCCCCAGCTCGGCCTGCCGCAGATGATCCAGTCCCGGCCCCAGTTCGGCTACCTCGGCGCCCTCCTGGTGTGGCTGTTCGCCTACGTCCAGTACGCGGGCTTCAACGTCTTCAACAGCATCCTGGCCGCCGACGCCCTGCACCGCACGCTGCACGGTGGCGTCAAGCCGTGGGCGGCCGTGGTCACCGTGGCCGCGCTCGTCGTCGCGCTGGTGGGCTACGACGTCATCCACAAGGCCGAGCGGTTCCTGACGTACGCCTTCCTGGTCGTCTTCGGGGTCTTCACCGTGGGCGTCCTGGTCACCCTGCACTACCCGGCGGGCTCCTTCGACCTCGGCGCCTTCCGGTGGACGCCGTTCCTCGCCCAGTTCGGCGTCGTCGCCGGCTACCAGATCAGCTGGGCCATCTACGTCTCGGACTACTCGCGGTACCTGCCGCCGGACGTGACGGTCCGCAGGACGTTCTACTGGACGTACTTCGGCTCCGCGCTCGGCGGCATCTGGCTGATGGTGCTCGGCGCGCTGCTGGCCGCGTGGGCGGGCGGGAACTTCGAGACGATCACGTCGATCGACGCGGCCGGCGACGAGGTCTTCGCCGGGTTCGGCGCGATCGTGCTGCTCTTCGCCTCCCTGGGCCTGGTGTCCGTCACCGCGCTGAACATGTACGGCGGTTCACTGACCCTCATCAGCGGCATCGACTCCTTCCGGCGGGTGCGGCCGGCACTGGGCGTGCGCCTGCTGACCCTCGGCCTGACCGCGGCGCTCTCCCTGGCCGGCGCGCTGGCCGCCACCTCCGACTTCCTGAAGGACTTCAACGACTTCCTGCTGCTGGTGCTCTACCTCTTCATCCCCTGGACCGCGGTGAACCTGATGGACTACTACGTGGTGCGCCGCGGGCACTACGCCGTCGCCGAGATCTTCGACCCGCACGGCGTCTACGGCCGCTGGGGGTGGCACGGCATCATCGCCTACCTGGGCGGCTTCGCCGTCATGATCCCGTTCTTCTCCGTCGGCACGCTGTACACCGGCCCCGCCGCCAAGGCGCTCGGCGGGGCCGACATCTCGCTGTTCGTCGGCCTGCCGGTCTCCGCGCTGCTGTACTGGTGCCTGACCCGCTCGGTCGACGTGGCGGCCGAGACCCGGCTGGCCGAAGCCGGGGCGGCGGCCCTGGAGCGGGCGGCGCACGAGCACCGCGAGCCCTGA
- a CDS encoding IclR family transcriptional regulator, which translates to MAGSVQSIERAAAILRLLAAGQRRLGLGEVAASLGLAKGTAHGILRTLQYVDFVEQDAATGKYQLGAALLHLGTSYLDVNELRSRSVNWADALAARSGEAVRLGTPLEGRVLVVHHVFRPDDTLQTLDVGSLLPLHASSLGKVLLAYGTAPLRPALEAGLEAYTRHTLITAEQLARALAEVRELGWAAEIQEMSMGEAGIAAPIRAHGGLVVGAIGLSGPVERICDGHGRPRPNLATLLREAARAISKDLGAARW; encoded by the coding sequence ATGGCCGGCTCCGTCCAGTCGATCGAACGAGCGGCGGCGATCCTGCGCCTGCTCGCCGCCGGACAGCGCCGACTCGGACTCGGCGAGGTGGCGGCCTCGCTCGGGCTGGCGAAGGGAACCGCCCACGGCATCCTGCGCACGCTCCAGTACGTGGACTTCGTGGAGCAGGACGCGGCGACCGGGAAGTACCAGCTCGGAGCCGCCCTGCTGCACCTCGGCACCAGTTACCTCGACGTCAACGAGCTGCGCTCGCGCTCCGTCAACTGGGCCGACGCCCTGGCCGCCCGCAGCGGGGAGGCGGTGCGCCTGGGCACTCCGCTGGAGGGCAGGGTCCTCGTCGTCCACCACGTGTTCCGGCCGGACGACACCCTCCAGACCCTGGACGTCGGATCCCTGCTCCCGCTGCACGCCTCCTCGCTGGGCAAGGTCCTGCTGGCCTACGGGACCGCGCCCCTGCGGCCGGCCCTCGAAGCGGGTCTGGAGGCGTACACCCGGCACACCCTGATCACCGCCGAGCAGCTCGCCCGGGCGCTCGCCGAGGTCCGGGAGCTCGGCTGGGCCGCCGAGATCCAGGAGATGAGCATGGGCGAGGCCGGGATCGCCGCGCCGATCCGCGCGCACGGCGGTCTCGTCGTCGGCGCCATCGGACTGTCCGGCCCGGTCGAACGGATCTGCGACGGCCACGGCCGCCCCCGACCGAACCTGGCCACCCTGCTCCGCGAGGCCGCCCGGGCGATCTCCAAAGACCTGGGCGCCGCGCGCTGGTAG
- a CDS encoding SRPBCC family protein: protein MAEYERSRTVPAQPEHVFDQAANVAQLDAWLPGGLHVHAQESPSVTVHEDRKDQDTSALLRSDRDQMRIEWGTRERGGYTGWLQVSGIDSGASEVTVHLSFFDDGRDPGERAACDALEDSLRRLEEQVRLRVDNEAG from the coding sequence ATGGCCGAGTACGAACGTTCCCGCACGGTGCCCGCACAGCCGGAGCACGTCTTCGACCAGGCTGCCAACGTCGCCCAGCTCGACGCCTGGCTGCCCGGCGGGCTGCACGTCCACGCGCAGGAGTCGCCCTCCGTCACCGTGCACGAGGACCGCAAGGACCAGGACACCTCCGCGCTGCTGCGCTCGGACCGCGACCAGATGCGCATCGAATGGGGCACCCGCGAGCGGGGCGGCTACACCGGCTGGCTCCAGGTCTCGGGCATCGACAGCGGCGCCAGCGAGGTGACCGTGCACCTGTCCTTCTTCGACGACGGCCGCGACCCCGGCGAGCGGGCGGCGTGCGACGCGCTGGAGGACAGTCTGCGGCGGCTGGAGGAGCAGGTGCGGCTGCGGGTCGACAACGAGGCGGGCTGA
- a CDS encoding ATP-binding protein, with product MAVQLSTLLREAHEHVCPTPPVAGAVPVVRRRADAVLAEWRVCPHLVEDALLVVSELLTNAIAHALPPVVLRLSWVRHGGPGTLRVEVTDGGPARPAGGVRTGTDLDEHGRGEGIVRALANRYGIRIHPGGVTRWAELGPA from the coding sequence ATGGCGGTACAGCTCAGCACGCTGCTTCGGGAGGCCCACGAACACGTCTGTCCGACGCCCCCCGTCGCCGGAGCCGTCCCGGTCGTACGGCGGCGGGCGGACGCCGTGCTGGCCGAGTGGAGGGTGTGCCCGCACCTCGTCGAGGACGCGCTGCTGGTGGTGTCGGAGCTGCTCACCAACGCGATCGCGCACGCCCTGCCCCCGGTGGTGCTGCGTCTGTCGTGGGTCCGCCACGGCGGTCCCGGCACCCTGCGCGTGGAGGTCACCGACGGCGGCCCCGCGCGCCCGGCGGGCGGGGTTCGCACGGGGACCGACCTGGACGAGCACGGCAGGGGCGAGGGGATCGTCCGCGCCCTGGCGAACCGGTACGGCATACGCATCCATCCCGGCGGGGTGACCCGGTGGGCCGAGCTGGGCCCGGCCTGA
- a CDS encoding DUF6003 family protein, whose product MTDDAYLFLVDDPAVPLGVPPASVGELSFAETSAVRAWLDAHDVTMTSPRLRLMPPEETGGIPGDVERLPVPLSDEELSRLRHRSAPRSLAAVENELLAYHHCTDGRDELLARALAAGLAPHRVAELTGEDPSVVNAAAAGRR is encoded by the coding sequence ATGACCGACGACGCCTATCTGTTCCTCGTGGACGATCCCGCCGTGCCGCTGGGTGTGCCACCGGCCTCGGTCGGTGAGCTGTCGTTCGCGGAGACCTCCGCGGTCCGCGCGTGGCTGGACGCCCACGACGTGACGATGACCTCCCCGCGGCTCAGGCTGATGCCGCCGGAGGAGACCGGCGGCATCCCCGGGGACGTGGAGCGGCTGCCGGTTCCGCTGAGCGATGAGGAACTGAGCCGGCTGCGTCACCGGTCGGCCCCCCGGAGCCTCGCGGCGGTCGAGAACGAACTGCTCGCCTACCACCACTGCACGGACGGCCGCGACGAACTCCTCGCGCGGGCGCTGGCCGCCGGCCTGGCGCCGCACCGCGTCGCCGAACTGACCGGGGAGGACCCCTCCGTGGTGAACGCCGCTGCCGCGGGCCGTCGGTGA